A genomic stretch from Vibrio algarum includes:
- the mshL gene encoding pilus (MSHA type) biogenesis protein MshL translates to MRKVVIGIIISSLMGCSMGHRDPVEIKEALNEAVNNANSRSLDELPASVQADLMPELDSHGSTALTSLKRFRVQADGVEAKTFFASIINNTEYSAVIHPDVSGRITVTLSDVTLDEVLDVARDMYGYDIIKNGKIIQVYPAGMRTETLAVDYLQLKRSGRSLTTITTSTVSTEDDSDDSSSDDSSSSSSSSSSSSNTTGGTTIETTSESDFWTQLQSAAQGLIGTEGGRSVSVNAQAGVLTVRALPSEIRDIKQFLNISHERLQRQVILEAKIMEVTLSDGYQQGINWSNIGASIGGGTVDIARTALSSTLPGQDDIGSLLGGQTNVTISDGSFEAVLSFMSTQGDLNVLSSPRVTAANNQKAVIKVGVDEYYVTAVSNDYIEVNDETVLSQEYELTPFFSGISLDVTPQIDAKGNVMLHVHPAVIDVEEKTYDFLNDAPMASSSIRESDSIIRARDGDVVVIGGLMKTNTLDQVSKVPLLGDIPGLGYLFRNTTEYTEKTELVILLKPTVVGVHTWQQEVERSRDLLQEWFPDSE, encoded by the coding sequence ATGCGTAAAGTTGTAATTGGAATTATTATTTCATCGTTGATGGGGTGTTCAATGGGACACCGCGATCCAGTAGAAATAAAAGAAGCCTTGAATGAAGCGGTCAATAATGCGAATAGTCGAAGTTTAGATGAACTCCCTGCATCTGTTCAGGCCGACTTAATGCCAGAACTGGATTCGCATGGCAGCACAGCATTAACGTCATTGAAACGCTTTCGAGTACAAGCAGATGGTGTTGAAGCTAAAACATTCTTCGCTAGTATCATCAATAATACGGAGTACAGTGCTGTTATTCACCCTGATGTATCTGGTCGCATTACCGTAACGCTATCTGACGTTACTTTAGATGAAGTACTTGATGTAGCTAGAGATATGTATGGTTATGACATCATTAAAAACGGGAAAATAATCCAAGTTTACCCAGCAGGAATGCGCACAGAAACGTTAGCGGTAGACTACTTACAGCTAAAACGAAGTGGGCGTTCACTTACTACGATTACCACAAGTACAGTATCGACGGAAGATGATAGCGATGACTCTAGCAGTGATGATTCTAGTAGTTCCAGCAGTTCGAGTAGCTCTTCGAGCAACACGACCGGTGGTACAACAATTGAAACCACAAGTGAAAGTGATTTTTGGACTCAACTTCAAAGTGCGGCACAAGGTTTAATAGGCACCGAGGGCGGACGAAGTGTTTCTGTTAACGCCCAAGCTGGTGTGCTGACGGTTCGCGCTCTACCAAGCGAAATTCGAGATATCAAACAGTTTCTAAATATTTCTCATGAACGATTACAACGCCAGGTAATTTTAGAAGCAAAAATAATGGAAGTGACCTTAAGTGACGGGTATCAGCAAGGTATTAACTGGTCCAATATCGGTGCATCTATTGGTGGTGGAACGGTAGATATCGCAAGAACAGCGCTTTCGAGTACGCTGCCTGGACAAGACGATATTGGTTCATTACTTGGCGGTCAAACCAACGTAACCATTAGCGACGGCAGCTTTGAAGCCGTATTGAGTTTTATGTCTACTCAAGGTGATCTTAATGTCTTATCAAGCCCAAGAGTGACCGCCGCAAATAACCAAAAAGCGGTGATAAAAGTGGGAGTGGATGAGTATTATGTTACCGCAGTCAGTAATGATTACATTGAAGTAAATGATGAAACTGTTCTATCACAAGAGTATGAACTAACACCATTTTTCTCAGGAATCTCATTAGATGTAACACCTCAAATCGATGCGAAAGGGAATGTGATGTTGCATGTTCATCCTGCTGTTATTGATGTAGAAGAAAAGACATATGACTTCTTAAATGATGCTCCTATGGCAAGTTCATCTATTCGCGAATCAGATTCAATTATTAGAGCAAGAGACGGAGATGTTGTGGTTATTGGTGGTCTCATGAAAACCAATACCTTGGATCAGGTTTCTAAAGTGCCTCTATTAGGCGATATTCCTGGACTTGGGTATTTATTTAGAAATACCACGGAATATACCGAAAAAACAGAATTGGTTATTTTACTCAAACCAACCGTTGTTGGAGTACATACTTGGCAGCAAGAAGTAGAACGTTCACGCGATCTATTACAGGAGTGGTTCCCTGACTCGGAGTAA
- a CDS encoding tetratricopeptide repeat protein — MSVMNKALADIENKNKDVEKESKIEKAEITPVTSSNKLAWAVGGFTLSLCVGGWAVSQQMTTLVTPISEPLSIPTQDERTAQPTIATSISSSPTSKVIENANVSVYVESNQSINSAKPITVVSKKASLTVKKPTPIVKKPVAPPVLVAQVATPAKKESVVGSMAVEQVELTPRQLANNAIERAKKELDSNNLDGAIAEFETALKYQSSDEDTRRRLAALYYGKKDLRKSIELLQHGIRLNEDSQALRIALSKILIKENQPEAALSSLIYLPNDVDTDYLAMRAALAQQIKNGTVAFETYQMLVEKEPDSARWWLGLAIQQERKMMYPEAKKSYQQAIGRVGVSKQTQAFIRDRLSLLESLEETSSAN; from the coding sequence ATGAGTGTAATGAATAAAGCTCTAGCCGACATTGAAAATAAAAATAAAGATGTTGAAAAAGAGTCGAAGATTGAAAAAGCAGAAATTACACCAGTGACAAGTAGCAATAAATTAGCATGGGCTGTTGGTGGCTTTACTTTAAGCTTATGTGTGGGTGGTTGGGCTGTTTCTCAGCAGATGACAACACTTGTTACCCCCATCTCTGAGCCGTTATCTATACCTACGCAAGATGAGAGAACGGCGCAGCCAACAATAGCGACATCGATAAGCTCTTCACCGACATCAAAAGTTATCGAGAATGCAAACGTTAGCGTGTATGTAGAATCAAACCAATCAATCAATTCGGCAAAACCAATAACCGTGGTATCAAAAAAAGCCAGCTTAACTGTGAAGAAACCGACACCAATAGTGAAGAAACCTGTCGCTCCTCCAGTTTTAGTTGCGCAAGTAGCGACACCAGCGAAAAAAGAAAGTGTCGTAGGAAGTATGGCGGTTGAACAAGTTGAATTGACACCACGGCAACTGGCGAATAACGCGATTGAAAGAGCAAAAAAAGAGCTTGATAGCAACAATTTAGATGGGGCTATTGCTGAGTTCGAAACCGCTCTTAAATATCAATCGTCAGATGAAGATACTCGTCGACGTTTGGCAGCGCTATATTATGGTAAGAAAGATTTGCGCAAGTCTATAGAGCTATTGCAGCACGGAATCAGATTAAATGAAGACAGTCAGGCACTGAGAATTGCGCTATCTAAGATCCTAATAAAAGAAAATCAGCCAGAAGCCGCGCTTAGTTCACTTATTTACTTACCAAACGATGTAGATACAGATTACCTTGCGATGCGTGCGGCACTTGCTCAGCAGATTAAAAACGGCACTGTCGCATTTGAAACCTATCAAATGCTGGTAGAAAAAGAACCAGACAGTGCTCGCTGGTGGCTAGGATTAGCAATACAACAAGAACGAAAAATGATGTATCCAGAAGCGAAAAAATCGTATCAACAAGCGATTGGCAGAGTTGGTGTATCAAAACAGACGCAGGCATTTATACGTGATCGCCTGAGCCTTCTCGAGAGTTTAGAGGAAACGTCCAGTGCAAATTAA
- a CDS encoding GspE/PulE family protein → MQIKLRKRLGDLLVEEGIITEQAVEDALLAQKKTGRKLGDMLIQLGFLTETQMLEFLSQQLLLPVIDLSRADIDIDAVQILPEVHARRLRALVIGKNGDTLRVAMSDPADLSAQESLLTRLSQYTLEFVIAPEHQLVDGFDRYYRRTKEIATFAEQLQAEHQTTDAFDFGLSEDADSDEVTVVKLINSLFEDAVQVGASDIHIEPDANVLRLRQRIDGILHETLLTEVNIASALVLRLKLMANLDISEKRLPQDGRFNIRSKGHSIDIRMSTMPVQHGESVVMRLLDQTAGVRKLEESGLPADLLDRFRHQLKRPHGMILVTGPTGSGKTTTLYGALSELNDASKKIITAEDPVEYRLPRVNQVQVNPKINLDFSTVLRTFLRQDPDIILVGEMRDQETVEIGLRAALTGHLVLSTLHTNDAVDSALRMIDMGAPGYLVASSVRAVLAQRLIRKICPDCSAPIELDTGQHSWIESRFPNQSNASFLKGRGCQNCNLTGYKGRIGVFELLELEEEMMDALRADDAVGFAKKARKAPGYKPLLASAMELALKGVVCVEEVMALGEGDTSGSSDPIYL, encoded by the coding sequence GTGCAAATTAAATTAAGAAAGAGACTCGGTGACCTGCTGGTAGAAGAAGGCATTATTACCGAACAGGCTGTAGAAGATGCACTGCTTGCTCAAAAGAAAACAGGAAGAAAACTGGGTGATATGCTCATTCAGCTTGGCTTCTTAACCGAAACACAAATGCTAGAGTTTCTGTCTCAGCAACTACTTCTACCCGTTATCGATCTTAGCCGTGCAGATATCGATATTGACGCCGTTCAAATTTTACCAGAGGTACATGCTCGTCGACTTCGTGCTCTCGTGATAGGTAAAAATGGAGATACATTGCGCGTTGCAATGAGTGACCCTGCGGATTTATCTGCGCAAGAGTCACTTCTAACTCGCCTTTCTCAATATACACTTGAATTCGTTATCGCACCGGAGCATCAGCTCGTTGATGGTTTTGATCGTTATTATCGCCGAACAAAAGAGATCGCCACATTTGCAGAGCAGTTACAAGCCGAGCATCAGACCACGGACGCGTTTGATTTTGGGCTATCAGAAGATGCTGATAGTGATGAAGTTACGGTCGTTAAGTTAATTAATTCACTATTTGAAGATGCCGTACAAGTAGGGGCATCGGACATTCATATAGAGCCAGATGCAAACGTACTTCGTTTAAGACAGCGAATCGATGGTATTTTACATGAAACCTTGTTGACTGAAGTGAATATCGCCTCTGCGTTGGTGCTTAGATTAAAGTTGATGGCGAACTTAGACATCTCTGAAAAAAGATTGCCTCAGGATGGTAGATTCAATATTCGATCTAAAGGGCACTCCATAGACATACGTATGTCGACTATGCCGGTTCAACATGGCGAGTCAGTAGTTATGCGTCTCTTAGATCAAACCGCAGGTGTTAGAAAATTAGAAGAATCAGGATTACCCGCTGATCTGCTAGATAGATTCAGGCACCAGCTTAAGCGTCCTCATGGCATGATATTAGTGACAGGCCCAACAGGGTCCGGTAAGACAACCACACTGTATGGTGCGTTATCAGAGCTAAATGACGCCTCTAAAAAAATAATCACAGCGGAAGACCCAGTTGAATATCGCCTACCTAGGGTGAATCAAGTTCAGGTCAACCCAAAGATTAACTTAGACTTTTCGACAGTGTTAAGAACCTTTCTACGCCAAGATCCAGATATTATTCTTGTTGGTGAGATGCGAGATCAAGAGACAGTTGAAATAGGTTTGCGAGCAGCACTGACCGGACACTTAGTATTGAGTACATTGCATACCAACGATGCGGTAGACAGTGCTTTACGAATGATAGACATGGGAGCGCCAGGCTACCTTGTTGCTAGTTCGGTAAGAGCGGTACTTGCACAGCGACTAATCCGAAAAATATGCCCAGATTGCAGCGCGCCAATAGAGCTTGATACTGGGCAACATAGTTGGATAGAAAGCCGTTTTCCTAATCAGTCTAATGCCTCTTTTTTAAAAGGTCGAGGATGTCAAAACTGCAACCTAACCGGATATAAAGGTCGTATAGGTGTATTTGAATTATTAGAACTCGAAGAAGAGATGATGGATGCGCTTCGTGCGGATGATGCTGTCGGGTTTGCTAAGAAGGCAAGAAAAGCACCAGGGTATAAACCACTGTTAGCTTCTGCTATGGAGCTGGCTCTGAAAGGGGTGGTCTGTGTTGAAGAAGTGATGGCCCTCGGTGAAGGTGATACGTCAGGTAGCAGTGATCCTATTTACTTATAA
- a CDS encoding type II secretion system F family protein — protein MPNFRYQGRQSDGKQVTGDVDAPTEELAADSLINRGIIPTSITVGGENSSGLANFDLAKMLTPSLPLEVLVIFCRQMYSLTKAGVPLLRSINGLASNTENKQLKKALEEVVSELTNGRNLSASMGMHSHVFSPLFVSMISVGENTGRLDEVLLQLSNYYEQELETRKRIKSAMRYPTFVIAFVVIALGILNYFVIPQFASMFSRFGVDLPLPTRILIGTSNFVVSYWGAILAGIFGSLFAFKAWISTLNGREKWDGFRLKMPIVGSIVTRAQMARFSRTFALMLKSGVPLNQSIALSAEAMGNKYLELRLLAMKSSIEAGGTVSNTAINSGIFTPLVIQMISVGEETGRIDELLLEVADFYDREVDYDLKTLTARIEPILLVFVSGIVLILALGIFLPMWGMLDAIQGKG, from the coding sequence ATGCCAAATTTTCGATATCAAGGGCGACAGTCCGATGGCAAGCAAGTAACAGGGGATGTTGATGCACCCACTGAAGAGCTAGCGGCTGATTCCTTGATAAACCGAGGTATTATCCCTACATCTATTACTGTAGGTGGTGAAAACAGCAGCGGGTTGGCGAATTTCGATCTCGCTAAAATGCTGACGCCATCTCTTCCTTTAGAAGTATTGGTTATATTTTGTCGTCAAATGTACAGCTTAACCAAAGCAGGGGTTCCGTTACTTCGCTCTATCAATGGCTTAGCGTCGAATACAGAGAATAAACAACTCAAAAAAGCCTTAGAAGAAGTCGTATCTGAGCTGACTAACGGCCGAAACCTATCAGCATCAATGGGAATGCATAGCCATGTATTTAGTCCGCTGTTTGTGTCTATGATCAGCGTGGGTGAAAACACGGGTCGGCTTGATGAGGTATTGCTTCAACTCAGTAACTATTATGAACAAGAGTTAGAAACAAGAAAGCGTATAAAAAGTGCGATGCGATACCCCACCTTTGTCATCGCTTTTGTTGTAATCGCCTTGGGTATATTAAATTACTTCGTCATCCCCCAGTTTGCGAGTATGTTTAGCCGATTTGGTGTCGATTTACCACTACCAACGCGGATTTTAATTGGTACGTCTAACTTTGTCGTCTCGTATTGGGGTGCTATTCTTGCGGGAATCTTCGGTTCGTTATTTGCTTTTAAAGCCTGGATCTCCACCCTTAATGGCAGAGAAAAGTGGGATGGTTTTCGATTAAAGATGCCTATCGTGGGGAGCATTGTTACTCGAGCTCAAATGGCCCGATTTTCTAGAACGTTCGCACTTATGTTGAAATCAGGTGTACCACTAAATCAGTCTATAGCTTTATCTGCAGAAGCGATGGGAAACAAATATTTAGAATTGCGTCTGCTAGCGATGAAAAGTTCGATAGAAGCGGGCGGAACGGTTTCAAATACGGCAATTAATAGTGGCATATTCACCCCACTCGTTATTCAAATGATATCCGTGGGTGAAGAGACTGGACGTATCGATGAGCTATTATTAGAAGTGGCTGATTTTTATGATAGAGAAGTAGACTATGATTTAAAAACACTAACGGCAAGGATAGAACCAATATTACTGGTTTTTGTTTCTGGTATCGTATTGATACTCGCATTAGGAATATTTTTGCCAATGTGGGGTATGTTGGATGCTATTCAGGGCAAAGGTTAA
- a CDS encoding prepilin-type N-terminal cleavage/methylation domain-containing protein, whose amino-acid sequence MKKQAGFSLVELVIVIVVVGLLAVAALPKFLDITDEAKKASIEGVAGGYATAVLSARAQWEAESRPQENDVNMVDYDGVDFILTDSANSGFRDGYPIAVSSTTSSDVTAATDAICLELMENLLQNPPTVVENDTSDTDARYSAEATNSGTSCTYTQLEGTTNHNFEYDITTGRVLVNLTN is encoded by the coding sequence ATGAAGAAGCAGGCTGGTTTCTCGCTCGTTGAATTAGTTATTGTCATTGTTGTTGTTGGCCTTTTAGCCGTAGCCGCATTGCCAAAGTTTTTAGATATCACAGACGAGGCGAAAAAAGCGAGTATTGAAGGTGTTGCGGGTGGTTATGCAACAGCAGTACTTTCTGCGCGAGCTCAATGGGAAGCGGAATCAAGACCTCAAGAGAACGATGTGAATATGGTTGATTACGACGGTGTTGATTTTATCCTTACCGATTCAGCCAACAGTGGCTTTCGTGATGGCTACCCAATTGCGGTTTCAAGCACAACAAGCTCTGATGTTACAGCGGCGACAGATGCTATTTGTTTAGAGTTGATGGAAAACCTTTTACAAAACCCGCCAACGGTTGTTGAAAATGACACCTCGGACACAGATGCGCGCTATTCTGCAGAAGCGACAAACAGCGGGACGTCATGTACGTATACACAATTAGAAGGCACAACGAACCATAATTTTGAGTACGATATAACCACAGGACGTGTGTTGGTTAACCTAACAAATTAA
- a CDS encoding type II secretion system protein, translating into MKRQGGFTLIELVVVIVILGILAVTAAPRFLNLQTDARQASLEGLRGAMQGASGIVYAKSAIEGYESVATATDRTIDGKTVNIAWGYPTATSTGIEAVVTGLDDDEQWVEVASSGITGGVATNFIYYTLASLTLPTTGTLDNCYVSYSLVPAGTVAQEPTIVVEECD; encoded by the coding sequence ATGAAAAGACAAGGTGGTTTTACCCTAATCGAATTGGTAGTGGTAATTGTTATTCTGGGTATTTTAGCTGTTACAGCGGCACCTAGGTTTTTGAATTTGCAGACTGACGCTCGCCAAGCAAGTTTGGAAGGTTTGAGAGGAGCAATGCAAGGTGCTTCAGGAATAGTGTATGCGAAGTCTGCTATTGAAGGCTATGAATCTGTAGCGACAGCTACTGATCGTACTATAGATGGAAAAACTGTCAATATTGCATGGGGTTACCCGACTGCAACTTCAACGGGTATTGAAGCTGTAGTTACTGGTCTTGATGATGACGAGCAGTGGGTAGAAGTTGCAAGCAGCGGTATCACTGGAGGAGTCGCTACAAATTTCATTTATTACACGTTGGCTAGCTTGACCCTTCCCACAACAGGAACGCTTGATAATTGTTATGTTTCCTATAGTTTAGTTCCTGCTGGAACAGTTGCACAAGAACCAACGATCGTTGTCGAAGAATGCGATTAA
- a CDS encoding prepilin-type N-terminal cleavage/methylation domain-containing protein, with the protein MKSKLSYSSGFTLVELVVVILLLSILSVYAASRYIGSSSFSPYAAQEQAISIIRQIQLGRMQSNIDSSDSLSSEYRLSVTSDCLGSLASCSSTDDSRSNNLVLPADVSFEPSMTVDFDLLGEPTPSSVQIDIKSPTETVSVCITSVGYVYGC; encoded by the coding sequence ATGAAGTCGAAGCTCAGTTATTCAAGCGGCTTTACCCTAGTTGAACTAGTCGTTGTTATTCTCCTTCTCAGCATACTTTCCGTCTATGCGGCTAGCCGCTATATCGGATCTTCCAGTTTTTCCCCTTATGCAGCTCAAGAACAAGCCATATCAATCATACGCCAGATTCAGCTTGGTCGTATGCAATCCAATATCGATTCCTCAGACAGCCTTTCATCGGAATATCGCCTTTCGGTAACCAGTGATTGCTTAGGCTCTTTAGCCAGTTGCAGCTCAACCGATGACTCACGCAGCAATAACCTTGTTTTACCAGCAGATGTGAGTTTTGAACCGAGTATGACGGTCGATTTTGACCTGTTGGGAGAACCAACCCCGAGCAGCGTGCAAATTGATATAAAAAGCCCGACAGAAACCGTTAGTGTCTGTATTACTAGCGTAGGATATGTTTATGGCTGTTAA